In Sphingobacterium thalpophilum, a genomic segment contains:
- the lgt gene encoding prolipoprotein diacylglyceryl transferase encodes MVNSLIFTYINWTIDSDIFVIPLIEHPIRWYGLFWLLGIVLCYKILGSLFKKEGRPPEFLDQLTIYIVFGTVIGARLGHVLFYDPGYYLNNPLKILAIWEGGLASHCGGIGILIAIYLFAKKQQLPFLWLADRIALVVPLAGVCIRLGNLMNSEMIGTASSLPWAFVFTHIDTIPRHPAQLYEALFCLLLFVLLYRLWKENKLRRNNGNYFALLLVLLFSFRFLDEFLKINQEHFEDSLLINMGQLLSIPFILIGAGLFIFNRCRERIPNIT; translated from the coding sequence ATGGTAAATAGCCTAATCTTTACTTACATAAACTGGACTATAGATAGTGATATCTTTGTTATTCCACTTATTGAACACCCTATTCGCTGGTACGGACTATTTTGGTTATTGGGTATTGTATTATGTTATAAGATATTAGGATCATTATTTAAGAAAGAAGGTCGGCCACCCGAGTTTTTAGATCAACTAACCATTTATATTGTTTTTGGTACTGTCATTGGCGCTAGACTAGGGCATGTATTATTTTACGATCCCGGTTATTACCTCAATAATCCCTTAAAAATATTAGCCATATGGGAAGGTGGGCTGGCAAGCCACTGTGGCGGTATAGGCATACTAATCGCAATCTATTTATTTGCAAAAAAACAGCAACTTCCTTTTCTCTGGCTTGCAGATCGGATTGCTTTGGTCGTCCCTTTAGCTGGTGTTTGCATTCGATTGGGCAACTTAATGAACTCTGAAATGATTGGCACAGCAAGTAGCTTACCTTGGGCCTTTGTGTTTACCCATATCGATACTATCCCCCGGCATCCAGCACAGCTTTATGAAGCCTTATTTTGTCTCTTATTATTCGTATTGTTATATCGTTTATGGAAAGAAAACAAGCTTCGACGTAACAATGGAAACTATTTCGCCTTGCTGTTGGTTTTGCTGTTTTCGTTCAGGTTTTTAGATGAGTTTTTGAAAATCAATCAAGAGCATTTTGAAGACTCCTTATTGATCAATATGGGACAGCTGCTTAGTATACCCTTCATTCTTATTGGAGCTGGCCTATTTATTTTCAATCGTTGTCGAGAAAGAATACCGAATATAACGTA